In Bactrocera neohumeralis isolate Rockhampton chromosome 5, APGP_CSIRO_Bneo_wtdbg2-racon-allhic-juicebox.fasta_v2, whole genome shotgun sequence, the genomic window ACCCGAAGAAATGCAgcgttttttgtttcaaatttattgaagcTATTATGAGTTACAGcagaaacttttaaatttcgttgtattaaaaaataataatttatgatttaagaTTAATCGCTTAAAAGAacaaattcaaacaaataaCAAACCCATactatatcaaatataaaaactaaaacaaaaaataccaaTATGAGCATAGTAGCGTTGCTAATCAAGGGAAACACTGTTAGTATGTTGAGGCAATATTTATACGGcgatttaatatcaaaataaacaaCTTTAAATTAATGCAGGGACGAAATCAATAGTTATTTGTGTATGATAAAAGTACTCATTCCCATTgaaaaatttgcacacatttaaacataattaaatCGCACATATGTAAATCAGagatagaaaaaatgtatattacaTTTTACATCGGTTCGGGTGCAAATTATTATTGACTCGAAAAATTGAGTAGGAGTGGTAAAGTGTAAAGCAGCGTATAGCTATTAAATAAACTGTATAGAAAACAGTTTATCTAACAAAAATGAAGCATgaattaaaattacatattaaaCTAGCCATTCAAATATCATCAAATTATATTGTAGATTGTAATGTtttcgaaatatatatatacatatacttatatgtagttCATACAACAATGCACCTAAAACTTGTATGATAAAAATGGCTAAGaggacaaaataattaattttaatgcaaattgatttacaaaacaaaaagataAGAGAAAGGAATTTTTGACGTGttgaaaaatgcatttcttttgtaagaaatttatgctaatatgcagaaaataaaaataggaaaaatattaaacaaaatatagatATTTAAACATAAGTGAAacgtatacatatgcataaggaataaaatatttttcctttttaattattAGCAGTGCAGACACGCCCATgtaagtttcattaaattaggTTTTAGCATACAAAGTTTCAAACGTatacacttaaaatattaaaaagcgaaaaatcgtaacagtttaatatacatatttggggCAATTCGtaacaaaataaatgcaaaaaaaaaatacataatatgtagacacacacacatacataaagttGATATAAATGCCGTTAGCAACccgaaatatatacatatatatatatatatatgcaataaataataacataagTTATGTGGAAGATAAATCTACAAACACTTTATGCAAATAgaacaagaattataaaaatataaaggtAAAATTGTCCAAAACCCACAAAAATTTACtgtaaaattacataatttcacAGGTAGCATTGCATTTTAGATGCTTCTAAGTAAAAAAACAGACGGATGCTAAAAAAAAAGTCAGCTGAGAGGAGCTTGGGAAATCAATATCGGAAATAaacatgttgttattgtagcgacAGAATTCTATCGAGTTCACAGTCCTTGGCGGGATGAAAAATCAGGGTACGTTCCGgctacgtagacccgactggcTAATAATCAACATATGGTGCACGGTAGTTGGCAGATGACAAAAAGTTTTGGAGTGAGGAAGTAAATGTCGGTGAAATATGCACCTATGTATGTGATGATGGCCTTGGTACGACACTGTATGCCTCTGCCTCTTCTAACATGTCTCtcttacaaaaaaattcaaaaaataaacagaCTAGCcgtataattatatacaaaaggCTAAAATGAGCAAACTTTTTATAAGAGCATGCAtctaaaataaaactgaaaaaaaataatgtgcGATACGTTCAATTATGTATACATGGAAAAGCAACGTATTTCgcctgaaaatataaaatcctaTTCCCCTtggttttaatgttttttcgttttaagAATATCCAAACAAATACACAACtatgaataaattaattaaaacagcaaaatacataattcttaaaaaaaaacataatacaattaaaattattaaaaaaatatatgcatacaatttaatttaccatttaagtttaatatataagtaactaaaacaaaaaggaataaaattcattttgaaattcaataaaaaaaaaataataaaacgtcGTTTGTTTTACCAGGGGATTTGGTGGTTGTTTAGAGCTTGAATAAATGTTCAGGAGCAGCTGCaaatcaaaatcatttgaactCCTAATCAATTCAGTTAtttaggaaaaattttattcttaccAAATCATATCAAGAAACACATCTCAGCAATATATCTCCTAACACTTTTCACCTTACGATCCTATCGAAACAGCTCTTTTACTGAACCTATCGTTATGGTGATGAATTCCTTATATTTTACCATTATGAAACCAATTATTTGGTTCAATTCAACATAGAATGCAATGCACCACATCTCATAAACACCAAACAgggaattctttttttttttttgtaattttcaacaaataaatctaaaatcgaTCTAATGCTCGTTTCGTCTCTTTAGGCGtaacttttatatgtatatatttggcaACTCAACCAGTATCTAAGGCAAAACCAAAGAAATCCTGTATGAGAAAACGCACGAATAATTGATTGTTCCCTACGACAGTCAAGTCTACGTTTCCAAAACGGACTCTGATTTCCATCCGGATAATTACTGTCAGCTAGGCAGCAATTGCAAAATTATTTGAGGAATATTATTTGCCATTACAACAACATAGTTCAACCTACATCTCAGGACATTCAAgggaaaaattggaaattactCGCGTCACTGAAATACAATTTGCTTCTACAGAGGCAGTCCTGTGAGATATAAATGCCTAGAATATGTTTTCTTGGAAACAGGATTTAATATTAAGGTGCTAAAGTGCAAGTACCATTATTTGGCAGATAAGAGAAAACGAAGGTCGTATACTGGGTTTAAACGAAACCCAGTTACACACTtagtttttcgcaaaaattatttgctaaatGCAGATTTAATAGCCATATTTGACAAAGGGTGAAAATATGAtactatttacataaataaataaattctatgAAACCtctttatttgtgaaataaatattataaaccaAAGTAAATTaccttaatttttaatgttgtattttGGTAAATActttctttatttgctttttggaCGCCATCATTTGGGTACTGCACTGacttttgtacattattttattcagcaatattaaaaatatccatttgtatttaaagtttattatagCTTAGCTAGTCTGTTGTCCACCTGTGTGTTCCTCATTAATTTCCGTAATGGTCAATGAATTGTTAAATTCACTAGCTACATTTTCAAACTCATCAGGTCCCGCTTCTGCGTCACAAAATTGCTCGTCTGGATTGTTAACGCCAAGTTCTTTTAATATGCCGCGTAAACGACGAATTTCACGATGCGCATCGTCTAATTCGTGCTccatattttcaaaagtttccGTCGGTATAGGTTTATCACCTAATTCCTCGCGTATGAAATCTAACGGATTATCTGGCCTTACGCCagcttgtaataattttttaaaaatgtcattAAGCTTGTCGGTTATACCGCACTCGCGCAGATATGCATGACGTATATCCTTTTTCGCTTCAGATGTGAGCTCTTCATTTAAAAACActtccataattttacttttattaaataaattaaattaaaaacttctttGATTGATGCTGCAAAAATGTGATgaggttaaaaaatttaagaaaataactgtaaatatatgACAATGCCGAATTGTCAAAAATTGCAAGTCGAACAGTGTTggacaatgcattttataaaataaggtCAGCATTAAGTATGGTGCACACTTACCTTTGGAACATATTCGATTTTAATCAATTAATCATTCACACTACACATGATTAATTTATTTGGTCATATGATTACATACTTTAGACAAGTTATACTCTTGTAACAATTTTATCTATTGCAACACTTTTCAAATGTTATAGATGCGTTTTAATGTACTTACTTACAATATGTTGggtatatatgtgtttattcgttttatttatttttttttttgtgaacttagatatgtatgtataatatatagatgATCGTGCTCAGACATTATACGTATGtaactaaataaatgaaatcttGTATAACTTTATATtactgaataaattttttaattttatactgcGAAAAAATAACCATACATGTGCTTACTTATACTGGTAAATTACTTGtataatacaatttatattttaggtACATAAAAGGTtcagcaaacatacatatgtttattaaatacTATGGGCCCTTCCAATAATCGTTGCATGTAACAAACCCTTTGAATAGAAATTCATTCAATAGTACTCTTACTTCACTTTTAGTTTATTCATGctcattattatattaattatttatgtttgaGTTACAAACGACCCCATTTTATCTGGTATCTTTACATAGCTTTGTGTGTCatatgttatttataaaatacagtttattatttattattattgaccTATCCGCattgtatatttcatttatgGTACGTTTTAACATTTTATGGAACGGAACAAATACAATTCACTATCATTTTGTTTAATGGGAAGGCCCGAAGTATTCTCTTCATATCATTTATGATCattatatacttttattattacatttcacttcgttttatttattcttataaagTAAACTACAtaagaatatttattaaattgatattattgtgtttattgttgttgtcgtcatAGAATATTCCTTAAATATGTCTCGAATAAAGCATTGTCCATTATCTGCGGGCCATTCattctaatatatgtacatatggtatattatactatataaataatccctatttgaatataaaaaatgtctgTTTCATGTCggtaattatatgcatatgtatatgtatgtatgtatgtgaattaaaaatgtgtgttattttagttttcatgttttccattttttactTCCTTTCACTTGaattatttcttgtatttttttataggcaATTAAATATTCATGTATCCAGAAGTATATGCACGCttttcaataattatattacaattaaaacatcacaaatacatacacaacaTTAGTGCTCTCTAAGattaattaaaacattattaaagcttaaacaaaatttcataaaaggtgtcaaataataaaattcaaatgttaATATGAAATTCTCTGCTTGAAATCGCGCTCATATCAGATTTAGTCAAACTTTTTGCGGCACTTCAAACgggaaaatgtttttaataaaattctttagtCATTTTGTTACAGGATTTTATAAATTCTATAGATTTGTATTGATTTTCTAATTTTAGAATTAGTGTCtgtattcaactatattttttgtaaaacattaattaataataaaatcattcttcatttcatttgatcgagcaatatatatatatatatatatacatatataactttcGTCCATAATCAGTCTATATCTTATTCCCTACTTTTGACCAAATTCGCTACATTTAGAACATTAATGTTCAGAGagcaaaattaactaaaaattcaCGCTTTTTGTGGTATTAGTGGCTAAAAGgacaaaagtaatataaatgaaatctttttaaaatcattttaactGAAAAGCAGATGTATTTTGAAGATAGCcaataattgtaaataaaaatactcGAATAACGCCTTTTTGAGTAGGACATAACTAATTCTAAACATTCTAATTCAAAGTTTATAAAGACATTAAAATATACAGTGGGTGACAAAAGTCTGCTCCCGTACGTTAGTTTTTCTTCGAACATTAACTGATATCTaactaacaaatatttattctgAAGAGAATTGGTAGTTTGCAGAAAAAATTCCTTAGTTGTTGCACTTTTTAAGTGAAATAAGGGTCAAGTTTTTTGGGCATATAaggtttagtaaaaatattcactATTTCTGTAACTTACGTGGTTACGCTCTAAGAAGTCGGAATGATAGGATTTCGTACTAAAACCACTTCTTAGACAATTTCGTGATTTCTTGAATGAGTATTGTTCGAGCATGCGTCAAAGATGGACACCACCTTGCAGTCAGGACCCGACACCAATTGATTACAACCTGCTCCTATCTGGGGCGAATGAATTTGCTAGTGAAAATCGACTGTaccaattttttgttatatgggCGAGGGTTGCTATGAGAGTCTCAttacgaaagtttttttttgtatttgatcaTTCTATGCCAAATAAATCCTTTaattttaagcacaaatatttactatacataCCTTATATAAACATGCATGTTCTCCATTATTATTGCAATATGAGCACTTTTACGTGATCATAACGTAAAAGTGCtcatattgttatatttttttaggttagctatcaaaataattatttgataGTTTTGGATTACTATATTACCTCAAAATTGATTATcgacttaaattaaatataataaatacgaaAACTAAAATGGCcaattaaaaagattaaaaaataaaaatttgccgTTTGCAGACTTTCGCCATCCACTGTATGTACTGTGGCTCCCTTGCATAATCGAACAGGAGTTTGTCTAATATTAATTTgctataaacataaaaacacaAGAGAATGTAGaatgtgttgtttttgcttttatttacactTCATAATCCTATCTCTctcatcaataaaaaaaacaacaactatccTTTATGATAACTGTAAATTTgcgtagaaaaaataaataactcaaTTTTATGCTCTCAACGAATAATCGGATCAAAACAGCTtgataattgcattttttgtctCACTCAGTCATATTTGGTGGCAGAGAAGTTTTGTTGGAAATAAGTCAATTAGTATTAAATTTAATGGTGAAGACGAAATCATGCatgaaatcgctgaattggtagGAAAATCTATTTAAATCAACAGTAAAGAAAAAAAGGTCACGGTTAGATATTATTGTACGAGAAGGGCGTTCTATACTAAAGGAAGCCACAGAAGATCATTTCAAAACTgcaaaataactgaaaaattatctaaatattCGAAATGAAAAAGATGTTTGCCTAAATACTGTTCGTAATACGTTACACAAAATCCGATTACCGAAAAAAATTGCCAGAAAAATAAACTTTCATTAGCCTTTCGAATAACAAAAGGCTGAAATATGCTAAGGAATATTTACTAAACTCAGAAGACTTTTGAAATCATATAGTTTCACAATATTTCATctcaaaatacatttatttgatAGTTTTCACTGACctaagcaaatttaatttgcagGGCTCAGATGGCAAAATGTTTGTGTGGCGTAAACCAAATGCCGAACTTGATCACAAAGTGCGGAGAAGTAGGGTAGCGcgaaaaatattgctttctaTTAAGACAACGACCCCAAGCACACACGGGCACTGTAAGGCTTCGGTTGAAACACAACTGACTCAAACCAATACAAACACCAGCGCAGGCTTGGAACTCCATAGAGTCGGAGGTAGATCAAAACTTTGTCAAAATAGTTCCAAAGTGCTTACAGGCTGTTCTTGATAATAAAGGATACGCGACTAGGTATTGACtccttttgttttatatatttagtgaTGCTATTTTGTTTTCTCCCATTATTCGTTAAgcacaaaaaattgtattgtttttgttttttgtaaataaaagcgaaaaaccACACATTCTGCTCTTTTATGTTTGAAGCACTCTAATATTAGACGCATTCCTGTCCGATCATGCGATATACatagctatatatacatacatgtataggACCTGAATTTAAACTTGCCCGCACAGTCTGCTAGAGTGCACATAATTATGataaattgatatacatatgtttataatttCCACAACTACAAACTACCGTTAGAAATAAGTAGACCTGCAACTAATTGCACCTTACATTACCCCCTAGAATTGCAACATTCAACACTTTGCTTTTTTATGATAGCTTTACAGTATTTCTACAATGTTTCATGACATTTGCCAAGAAGTTGATagtttttctatgttttttttttttacttaatgctTAAAATAGTATAGTTTTTGAGTAGAGCAATTTAAATAggtattttttgtattgtatgCTGTTCGTTTTGTACATTCAAAAGATTTGTCTTTGTTTATGcttcatttgtttaaataaaaaaataattaattaaagtgGCAATTGATAGAATGTAGTTTGTAACCGGCCCGCTGGCATATGCTTGGTAACGGGCATGTGCTAAATACTCCCTTATTTACCTTAaaactgcatacatatgtacatatgtatgtacttttgtaGAGTGGTTACTTGAGTGCATGATACGAGTACGGTTTTGgattattttatgttgtttctAGGATATGCCAAGTGTTTTGCCAACGATATATACGTACATGTACGCAGTAGTTGCTCCAACAACGCCATCTTCACCGTCAATTCATCCGGCAAATGCCGCTCCTAGTCTATGCTTATGGGACTCTTATGTCGCTATTGAGCGAAGATGGTGCTTCATCGGGACTGGGTGAATCGTCGCCGTGTGGACGTATGCGAACTACGGCACGCCTAGTATCCTCATCACGCTGTGGCATATACAGACCTGATGGGCCAGAATAGCATGTGGTATTGTTGCCGGATAGGCGCAACTTTTCCGTTTCACCATTTGTGCTTTCAGTGAACAGTTGACCTAGATTGAGTTGCGGTATATCATAGAAGATCGTCAGCACAAACATCATTGCAATGAGACCTATGGAGTGTGTgaaatttataatacatatagtacatatatgtgagcaagtaaatttgtatttatataatataattgtttACGCACCACAAATCAAATAACCGCTTatgaatattttgtacatgGAACGATTGCCAATGGTCACACCCTCGCCAGGTATATAATCACCCAACCCAATAGTTGTCAATGAGATGAAACAATAGTAGAAAGCGTCCAAAGCACCCCAGGCGGGTTCAATATAAGCAAAAACTGCGGTTGGTATACCAAAGAATAAGACGATAACAAGCGTAGCTGGAATAAGAAAATCGACACTCAATTGCAGGTCTGCCcagcaaattaaaatattacactCCACCGCCAGGCGCACTTACCCACAATGCTTAGATGCAAAAGTCGTATATTGAAGGGCTGATAGAGATGACCCAATTTCGAATTCAAAGTGCCCAACAACCAGCTGGCCGGGACCAACAGCCGCTCCACCATCGCACTCAATAGCACCAACGTGAGTGGTATACCAATGGCCGCATAAATTATGCAGAATATTTTCCCCGTTTGGCTAAGTGGCGTTACATGGCCGTATCCTGCGCAcaggtaaaatattttgaatataacaacaagaacattATAATaaacacaacatacatatacaataagtGCATTTTATGcacacataaataatttatacaagtaCAAAGGTGTGTGTGTAGTAGACAAGTGTATTGTCGCTTACCGATTGTTGTTATCACGGTGCTTGAGAAGAAGAATGCCTGACCAAAGCTCCAGTTCATTTCATTTGTTGCATTGCGTAACGGTGATATGCCTCGATCGTTGGCTGTTATCACGGCTTTGAGAAACTCTTCGAGGTCTTCATCTACGTACAAGCAATAAATATGAAATGATTTAATCAATATTCcttatattaattgaaaatataaaatttcattcgAAATAGCATTAATCGAGGCATTTAATACAGGGTGGTTAATGGTACAACGTATCTTTATAGAGGCTAATCGAGAAAACATTACATTACAGTATACTGGCAATTCTTCAGGATGTTTCGTTTTCTGGTAGATTGTTGGATTGTAGTGTATAAACAGACCTGGCTACATTATATCTCCTGTTATCTTAGCCAAAATGTACTCGTATGCTTGAACTATTTTTGAACCGGCAGTGGTGGAAGAGTCTGTTGCAAATTCATCGCTGATGATTTACGAtggaatatttaaacttttttatatttagtaacTAATTTTCAGATACAACAACAGCTTTAATGATATTGCTGTCGAATATGGtcatctacatatatgaaaaCAAGATAAAAGTTaccaatttaaataattattcaaaCCGGCAGTGGTGGAAGACGTCAACAGCAAAAGCTGCAAATTCAGTCGattccaaacgaggtttcaaaaaGAGACTCCCTATCGTatgatttcattcatttattgcTGGACTGGgtgtgaacgagggcaagaggaagtcatcgcattcgcgacttggctcactCATGTcctttgacagtcataactttgaagtcgtaaatattttcgtctatcttagaaccagcaaCAATACCAACAATAACATCAGCCTTGAAAcgcaacgcagaatcactcttgccgacaggtgctacgttggactgagtaggcaattaaaaagtaaagtcctcgaCGAGCAAACCCCCAattctataagtccctcattattTCGGTCCTGCTGGTGCGGAGCCATCTGATCAGTCGGCCTTAAGGATGATCGAAAGAAAGGGTTTGTGGAATATTTATGGACCTTTGCGCATTAGAAGAAGATTTTCCATTTAATACCCGccagtggaagcagaggaagatcaGGTGAAGAAAAACCTGaatgcacttggtatctcgaattgccGCCatgtagcaaaaagaagaaacgaatgttgttaactcggctatagctGCGTACGCCAGCAAAGAAGAATGAGATATACCACAGTGACTCGGCCTGAAAACTTTCTTCGGTGATTGCAGCAACGACTTAG contains:
- the LOC126759034 gene encoding c-Myc-binding protein homolog is translated as MEVFLNEELTSEAKKDIRHAYLRECGITDKLNDIFKKLLQAGVRPDNPLDFIREELGDKPIPTETFENMEHELDDAHREIRRLRGILKELGVNNPDEQFCDAEAGPDEFENVASEFNNSLTITEINEEHTGGQQTS
- the LOC126759032 gene encoding potassium channel subfamily K member 1-like yields the protein MLPTTTFRRRNGYEDLDKCNQSLEEYLPNVLVRAEGQTAWAATPTQLGQQKQQTNRIFSISDTALNVTPPKNSNTPAAPLSSLSQQQSTSHASHNQSTLSLNNGISLGSIVLLPGPSRTQSYANLNHEFYAASMYGSGAAKKCGNSYMRKENLRLLCFALFYCVYLAIGSVCFQIAETPMEESLRSTVRQQRTEFLLKYPQILDEDLEEFLKAVITANDRGISPLRNATNEMNWSFGQAFFFSSTVITTIGYGHVTPLSQTGKIFCIIYAAIGIPLTLVLLSAMVERLLVPASWLLGTLNSKLGHLYQPFNIRLLHLSIVATLVIVLFFGIPTAVFAYIEPAWGALDAFYYCFISLTTIGLGDYIPGEGVTIGNRSMYKIFISGYLICGLIAMMFVLTIFYDIPQLNLGQLFTESTNGETEKLRLSGNNTTCYSGPSGLYMPQRDEDTRRAVVRIRPHGDDSPSPDEAPSSLNSDIRVP